One Synergistaceae bacterium DNA window includes the following coding sequences:
- the ftsH gene encoding ATP-dependent zinc metalloprotease FtsH: MNRGQKFSVWYFLGALLVAWMFAEYIYKPWTESKSEVPYSEFLADLTSRDIENVDITDSRITYTLKESALSPDKRPIVDGKILGTRAKKPSAVKSVVRVTDPFLIERLASGDITFGGIAQRDSLLDMLMGILLPMLPLVIIWYFIFRNMHGGGGGGGIFSFGKSRAKELQGEMSGVHFSDIGGAGEAEVELREIIDFLKDPKRFDRFGAKLPRGVLLVGPPGTGKTLLAKACAGEAGVPFFFITGSSFVEMFVGVGAARVRDLFDQAKRKAPCIIFVDEIDAIGQSRMRNFNSNSEQEATLNQLLAEMDGFEQNNGVVIMGATNRPEILDQALLRPGRFDRQIQVVLPTEEGREEILKIHTKNLPLAPEIDLKAIAKVTPGFSGADLANIANEASLLAARRKADKVSMNDFDLAIERVVAGLQRKTPLTPEVRKKVAYHETGHALVACYLPGTDPVHKVSIIPTTKGALGYTMQRPNEDHYLVGETELRSRMAVMLGGRAAELLVFSEASTGASNDLERATETARRMVIEFGMSAELGPVRYAAPSMMYLHGESGVRNDVGDDTSEKIDAEIRRLVLEAQEQAQSILREHEKLLHEVAGVLQEKEVINHDEIQAMVDKEKEDKGAEG; encoded by the coding sequence ATGAACAGAGGACAAAAATTTTCGGTATGGTATTTTCTCGGCGCATTGCTGGTGGCTTGGATGTTCGCGGAATACATCTATAAGCCGTGGACGGAAAGCAAGAGCGAAGTTCCCTACAGCGAGTTTCTTGCGGATTTGACGAGCAGAGACATCGAGAACGTCGACATCACGGACTCGCGCATAACCTACACGCTCAAGGAATCAGCCTTAAGCCCCGACAAGCGACCGATAGTTGACGGAAAAATACTCGGAACGCGCGCAAAGAAGCCCTCAGCCGTCAAGAGCGTAGTACGTGTAACAGACCCGTTCCTGATAGAGAGGCTTGCGAGCGGAGATATTACGTTCGGAGGGATTGCACAGCGGGACAGCCTGCTTGATATGCTGATGGGGATTCTCCTGCCAATGCTTCCGCTCGTGATTATCTGGTACTTCATCTTCAGGAACATGCACGGAGGCGGAGGCGGCGGAGGAATCTTCTCGTTCGGCAAGAGCAGGGCAAAAGAACTTCAGGGAGAGATGAGCGGCGTACACTTCAGCGACATCGGCGGTGCAGGTGAAGCAGAAGTAGAGTTGCGCGAGATAATTGACTTCCTGAAAGACCCGAAACGTTTTGACAGGTTCGGCGCGAAACTCCCAAGAGGCGTACTCCTTGTCGGCCCTCCCGGAACAGGAAAAACACTGCTCGCTAAGGCATGTGCGGGTGAAGCAGGAGTACCCTTCTTCTTCATCACCGGCTCGAGCTTCGTTGAAATGTTCGTCGGTGTCGGAGCGGCAAGAGTGCGCGACCTCTTTGACCAGGCCAAGCGCAAAGCACCGTGCATAATCTTTGTGGACGAGATTGACGCGATAGGGCAGTCGAGGATGCGGAACTTCAACAGCAACAGCGAGCAGGAAGCCACGCTGAACCAGTTACTCGCTGAGATGGACGGCTTCGAGCAGAATAACGGCGTTGTGATAATGGGAGCAACCAACAGGCCGGAGATTCTGGATCAGGCGTTGCTGAGGCCGGGAAGGTTTGACCGACAGATTCAGGTAGTGCTTCCGACAGAGGAAGGCAGAGAGGAGATACTCAAGATACACACGAAGAATCTCCCTCTTGCGCCGGAGATAGACTTGAAGGCCATCGCTAAGGTTACGCCGGGCTTCTCTGGAGCAGACCTCGCGAACATCGCCAATGAAGCATCACTCCTGGCCGCGCGCAGAAAAGCCGACAAGGTCAGCATGAATGATTTTGACCTCGCAATAGAACGCGTTGTCGCGGGACTGCAGAGGAAAACTCCCCTCACGCCCGAAGTCCGCAAGAAGGTAGCTTACCACGAGACTGGACATGCGCTCGTTGCCTGTTACCTGCCGGGAACTGACCCGGTGCACAAGGTGAGCATAATTCCGACGACGAAGGGAGCACTGGGCTACACGATGCAGAGGCCGAACGAGGATCATTACCTTGTCGGGGAAACGGAATTGCGTTCGCGTATGGCAGTGATGCTCGGCGGACGTGCGGCTGAACTGCTGGTGTTCTCTGAGGCCTCGACAGGTGCGTCTAACGACCTTGAGCGCGCGACAGAGACTGCACGGCGTATGGTCATTGAGTTCGGTATGTCCGCAGAGCTCGGGCCGGTGAGGTACGCTGCTCCGTCGATGATGTACCTTCACGGCGAATCAGGAGTCCGCAACGACGTGGGCGACGACACCTCAGAGAAGATTGACGCGGAGATACGCCGTCTTGTCCTTGAGGCGCAGGAACAGGCACAAAGCATCCTCCGTGAACACGAGAAGCTGCTTCATGAAGTTGCGGGAGTACTGCAGGAGAAGGAAGTCATCAACCACGACGAGATTCAGGCGATGGTAGACAAAGAGAAAGAAGATAAGGGGGCAGAGGGTTAG